One stretch of Oceanipulchritudo coccoides DNA includes these proteins:
- a CDS encoding ATP-binding protein, with translation MELQAHPFFKQMDKESVESLTRSALIQKLPRGTVIFEENDISDSLYLILEGTIGFGKKVRNRGHIGISQSQKGEFFGEIGVLTNDRRALRAEAKTDCSIACIPGASVVNYLRKMPGPVQGLLQSIIAHLKGTTRQFIDDRVHQEKMALIGNMTNTIIHDFKNPFCLISLSAQLLRQRHRDDESMKLCQNIEKQVDRMVSMVTELAEYSRGEHSIVKAKIRLKELFDEFRSLNNPYFDSTKVEVSIDVPDAVILGAKAKLFRVLQNLIGNAIEAFEDKEGLVKITGAVVHSENQVQIFIEDNAGGIPESIRDRLFEPFVSHGKREGTGLGTAIARSIIEAHGGFLTFRTETGRGTIFTITLPLGK, from the coding sequence ATGGAGTTACAAGCACACCCGTTTTTCAAACAGATGGACAAGGAGAGTGTCGAGTCGTTGACGCGCTCCGCCCTCATTCAAAAGTTGCCCCGCGGGACAGTGATTTTCGAGGAGAATGACATCTCTGATTCGCTCTACCTGATTCTGGAAGGCACCATCGGATTCGGGAAAAAGGTGCGCAACCGTGGCCATATTGGCATTAGCCAGAGCCAGAAAGGCGAGTTTTTCGGCGAAATCGGTGTCCTGACAAACGATCGGCGCGCCCTTCGTGCCGAGGCCAAGACCGATTGTAGCATCGCCTGTATCCCGGGCGCCTCGGTGGTCAATTACCTGCGAAAAATGCCGGGCCCCGTGCAGGGACTCCTGCAGTCGATTATTGCACACCTGAAGGGCACCACCCGGCAGTTTATCGATGACCGCGTACACCAGGAGAAGATGGCCCTGATCGGAAACATGACGAACACGATCATCCATGATTTCAAAAACCCGTTTTGCCTGATCAGCCTGAGCGCACAGTTGCTAAGGCAGCGTCACCGCGACGACGAATCCATGAAGCTCTGCCAGAATATCGAAAAGCAGGTGGACCGGATGGTCAGCATGGTGACAGAGCTGGCCGAATATTCACGCGGGGAGCACAGCATCGTCAAAGCCAAGATTCGCTTGAAGGAGCTATTCGACGAATTCCGCTCCTTGAACAACCCCTACTTCGACTCAACGAAGGTGGAAGTTTCCATCGATGTACCGGACGCGGTTATTCTGGGAGCCAAGGCCAAGCTTTTCCGAGTCCTGCAAAACCTCATTGGGAATGCCATTGAAGCTTTTGAGGATAAAGAAGGGCTGGTTAAGATTACCGGGGCCGTGGTTCATTCGGAGAACCAGGTACAGATTTTCATTGAGGATAATGCGGGAGGGATCCCGGAGTCCATTCGGGACCGCCTCTTTGAGCCCTTTGTCTCGCATGGCAAACGGGAAGGCACTGGTTTGGGGACCGCTATCGCCCGTTCGATTATTGAGGCACACGGAGGCTTCCTGACTTTCCGGACCGAAACCGGCCGCGGAACGATCTTCACGATCACACTCCCGCTCGGAAAGTAA
- a CDS encoding dihydrolipoamide acetyltransferase family protein: MAEIIEMPKLSDTMTTGTLIKWLKQEGDEISSGDMIAEVETDKATMEVEVFEDGRLLKQYVQEGDSVAIGSPICAIGEEGEEAPEVEVETAAPPEESDSDESDGTNEEEEPETDDAEPVAEENESVSAPAPAPSVKSTTDDGRVKASPLARKVAEEMGVDLSRVQGTGPGGRIVKADVEQASQSPQTPGAGTSGPSFTFGSIEEKTEKVSNMRATIAKALVKSKTEAPHFYLQSEVDAEALANIRQDLNSFLAELPAQDGGIKFTVNDLILKAAAMAAVQVPGINRSWQKDTIKQYGSVHLAFGVAIDDGLVTPVIRDAQNKSLREISTEARELIKKARDRKLKPDEMSGSTLTVTNLGMFGITDFYGIINPNNAAILSVGATIKQPVVNAHDQIVVGYRMKVGLSGDHRVIDGAVGAQYLDALRKLLEKPSILVV, from the coding sequence ATGGCCGAAATCATTGAAATGCCCAAACTGAGCGATACCATGACAACCGGTACGCTTATCAAATGGCTCAAGCAGGAGGGCGATGAAATCTCCTCCGGTGACATGATCGCCGAAGTCGAGACCGACAAGGCCACGATGGAAGTGGAGGTCTTCGAGGATGGTCGCTTGCTAAAGCAGTATGTCCAGGAAGGTGACTCGGTAGCTATTGGTAGCCCAATCTGCGCGATCGGGGAAGAGGGTGAAGAGGCCCCGGAGGTTGAAGTCGAGACAGCGGCGCCCCCCGAGGAATCTGATTCGGATGAATCCGATGGCACCAACGAGGAAGAAGAGCCTGAGACGGATGATGCGGAACCTGTAGCAGAAGAGAATGAGAGTGTGTCTGCACCGGCTCCCGCTCCCAGCGTGAAATCGACCACTGATGACGGACGCGTCAAGGCCTCCCCGCTGGCACGCAAAGTCGCGGAGGAAATGGGAGTCGACCTGAGTCGGGTCCAGGGAACGGGTCCCGGCGGCCGAATCGTCAAGGCGGATGTGGAGCAGGCTTCACAATCACCGCAAACGCCTGGAGCTGGAACCTCCGGCCCCTCATTCACTTTCGGATCAATCGAGGAAAAGACCGAGAAGGTCAGCAACATGCGCGCCACCATTGCCAAGGCCTTGGTGAAATCCAAAACCGAAGCTCCGCACTTCTATTTGCAGAGCGAAGTCGATGCGGAAGCCCTGGCCAATATCCGTCAGGACTTGAACAGCTTTCTCGCGGAACTCCCCGCACAGGATGGCGGGATTAAGTTCACCGTGAACGATTTGATCCTGAAGGCTGCCGCGATGGCAGCTGTTCAGGTCCCCGGGATCAACCGCTCATGGCAGAAGGATACGATCAAGCAGTATGGATCGGTTCATCTTGCCTTCGGAGTGGCGATTGATGACGGACTCGTCACGCCTGTCATTCGCGATGCCCAGAATAAATCCTTGCGGGAAATTTCCACGGAGGCCCGTGAGCTGATCAAGAAGGCCCGCGACCGTAAGCTCAAGCCGGACGAGATGTCAGGAAGCACCTTGACGGTCACCAACCTGGGCATGTTTGGCATCACTGACTTCTACGGGATCATTAATCCAAACAACGCCGCCATCCTCAGCGTGGGTGCCACCATTAAACAGCCGGTGGTCAACGCCCATGACCAGATCGTTGTCGGTTACCGCATGAAGGTCGGCCTGAGCGGAGATCACCGTGTCATTGATGGGGCCGTTGGGGCACAATATCTGGATGCACTGAGAAAGCTGCTCGAAAAACCGTCAATCCTGGTAGTCTAG
- a CDS encoding alpha-ketoacid dehydrogenase subunit beta: MAVITYRQALKDALAEEIERDENVFIMGEEVAQYNGAYKVTEGLWKRFGDKRLVDAPISEAGFIGLGIGASFLGLRPVIEMMFFSFVYVAWDQAVNNASSLRYMSGGKINCPIVIRGPANAGTNVGATHSHTPENLAANFPGLKVVVPATPADAKGLLKSSIRDNDPVFFMESTLLYGNEGEVPDDPDFTIPLGKAEVKLEGSDITLVAHGAMVLEALKAAKILKKEQNIDAEVVDLRSIRPLDKETILKSVKKTNKVLLVEENKPFCGVGAQISHLIQREAFDYLDSPVHRISAVDAPAFYSPPVEKIQVPSADVVVREVRHMFQIKA; this comes from the coding sequence ATGGCAGTAATTACTTACAGACAGGCATTGAAGGACGCGCTCGCCGAAGAAATCGAACGGGACGAGAACGTCTTCATCATGGGCGAAGAAGTCGCCCAATACAACGGCGCCTACAAGGTCACCGAGGGTCTCTGGAAACGCTTTGGGGACAAGCGGCTGGTTGACGCCCCGATCTCTGAAGCCGGCTTCATCGGCTTGGGAATCGGTGCCTCCTTCCTGGGTTTGCGACCGGTGATTGAGATGATGTTTTTCTCATTCGTCTACGTGGCATGGGACCAGGCGGTCAACAATGCCTCCAGCCTCCGTTACATGTCAGGCGGCAAGATCAATTGTCCAATTGTCATCCGCGGCCCCGCAAACGCCGGTACAAATGTGGGCGCAACCCACTCGCACACCCCGGAGAATCTGGCGGCCAACTTTCCCGGTCTGAAGGTCGTCGTCCCGGCAACCCCGGCGGACGCCAAGGGCCTGCTCAAGAGTTCGATCCGCGACAACGATCCGGTTTTCTTCATGGAAAGCACCCTTCTCTACGGCAACGAGGGGGAGGTTCCCGATGATCCGGATTTCACCATTCCACTCGGCAAGGCCGAAGTGAAACTTGAAGGCAGTGACATCACCCTGGTCGCCCATGGCGCCATGGTCCTTGAAGCACTCAAGGCGGCCAAGATTCTCAAGAAGGAGCAGAATATCGACGCGGAAGTGGTCGACCTGCGCAGTATCCGTCCGCTCGACAAGGAAACCATCCTCAAATCAGTCAAGAAGACCAATAAAGTCCTGCTTGTTGAGGAGAATAAACCCTTCTGTGGCGTTGGTGCCCAGATCTCCCACTTGATCCAGCGTGAGGCATTCGATTACCTCGACTCGCCTGTCCACCGGATCAGTGCCGTTGATGCACCGGCCTTCTACAGCCCGCCGGTGGAAAAAATCCAAGTCCCGAGTGCCGATGTCGTTGTTCGCGAAGTCCGGCACATGTTTCAAATCAAAGCTTAA
- a CDS encoding type II secretion system protein GspD: MKPSFCLFLSFLFLDALGGVTPANLEAESLWLRENGGVEGVYGPVESPGPEAGSLTKDIETTSPEESLGLSIREETRTRLLDEVDHVWARPEVSGRGVDPGKVVDQELIRHRLEEIFIPKVEFRQVPLSEVVETLSELLVRDSPQQGSLNIVLIDPEGRDPFVSIILRRLSLKRVLDFVVESVAYEYDLQNDAVVIRPGQGPGFGLETAFYPVSRSTLIRLTGIHEVEELVISNVMQDPFAEAPGDSVDRRADAEGALKGFLERAGIPFDAVTGANLALADGQLIVTQTARNHEKLRSLLQRYREIKQVEIEARFLEVQERNLEELGFEWTLLGNGQDRVTTAPARNLANAFTVGGDESRIVIDRSGVDLPAIAQGAPVLPISVDLAEDAGNLAHYATALGGGVDLDLVIRALERQSGNDLLSAPKITVLSGKTAEIVVAEEFRYPEMYGDTNAEVGKGDSSSGSAGVAITAGTPRSFTTRNVGVEMEVTPTVEEDNSISLLLKPKVTEFEGFVEYGGTSVAIASDTTVTVPSGFYQPVFSIRKIQTEVTIWDGATVVMGGLTREQSVRINDRVPILGDIPLIGRLFRSEGESTQKRNLLIFVTANLVSPGGSPSFQRLPGVEPNSLFQVPRISTPGGLSQRDE, translated from the coding sequence ATGAAACCCTCCTTCTGCCTCTTCTTGTCCTTCTTGTTCCTCGATGCCCTTGGTGGGGTAACTCCGGCAAATCTTGAGGCGGAGAGCTTATGGCTTCGGGAAAACGGCGGAGTGGAAGGAGTCTACGGTCCTGTCGAATCTCCCGGTCCTGAGGCAGGGTCTTTGACGAAAGATATTGAAACTACTTCTCCGGAGGAATCGCTGGGATTGAGTATTCGCGAGGAGACTCGCACGCGTCTTCTGGATGAAGTAGATCATGTCTGGGCCCGTCCGGAAGTCTCCGGCCGTGGCGTTGATCCTGGCAAGGTTGTCGACCAGGAGCTCATCCGTCACCGGCTGGAAGAAATATTCATTCCAAAGGTCGAGTTTCGGCAGGTGCCCCTGAGTGAAGTTGTCGAGACACTTTCGGAATTGCTGGTCAGGGATTCGCCACAGCAGGGCAGCCTCAATATCGTCTTGATTGATCCTGAAGGTCGCGATCCATTTGTATCGATTATTCTGCGACGACTCAGCCTGAAGCGGGTCCTCGACTTTGTGGTCGAGTCCGTGGCCTATGAATACGATCTCCAGAATGATGCGGTGGTGATCCGCCCCGGACAGGGGCCCGGCTTTGGCCTTGAGACAGCGTTCTATCCCGTCAGCAGATCAACATTGATTCGCTTGACCGGAATTCATGAAGTGGAGGAATTGGTCATCTCAAATGTCATGCAGGATCCCTTTGCGGAAGCACCGGGCGATTCTGTCGATCGGCGAGCGGACGCGGAAGGAGCCTTGAAGGGATTTCTTGAACGGGCGGGAATTCCGTTTGACGCAGTAACAGGGGCAAATCTGGCTCTGGCGGACGGCCAGCTCATCGTCACGCAGACTGCGCGTAATCACGAGAAGCTTCGAAGCCTCCTGCAACGTTACCGGGAAATCAAGCAGGTGGAAATCGAGGCGCGCTTCCTCGAGGTTCAGGAACGAAACCTTGAGGAGCTTGGATTCGAATGGACTCTCCTCGGGAATGGACAGGATCGGGTGACCACTGCTCCTGCGCGGAATCTGGCCAACGCCTTCACGGTCGGAGGGGATGAGAGTCGCATTGTCATCGACCGGTCCGGTGTGGACTTGCCAGCCATCGCCCAAGGCGCTCCGGTTCTTCCCATATCCGTTGACTTGGCTGAGGATGCGGGAAATTTGGCACACTATGCCACAGCGCTTGGAGGCGGGGTTGATCTTGATCTGGTCATCCGGGCGCTTGAGCGCCAGTCCGGTAACGATCTTCTCAGCGCACCCAAAATAACCGTCCTGAGCGGCAAGACAGCCGAGATTGTCGTCGCCGAGGAATTCCGGTATCCGGAAATGTATGGCGATACCAATGCGGAAGTGGGCAAGGGCGACAGTAGCAGCGGCTCGGCTGGAGTGGCGATTACTGCTGGTACGCCGCGCTCATTCACAACCCGCAATGTGGGGGTGGAGATGGAAGTCACCCCCACCGTCGAGGAAGATAATTCGATCAGTCTGTTGTTGAAGCCAAAGGTGACCGAGTTTGAAGGCTTCGTTGAATACGGCGGCACGTCGGTGGCTATTGCCTCCGATACCACCGTCACCGTACCGAGCGGATTTTACCAGCCGGTCTTCAGTATCCGCAAGATCCAGACGGAGGTCACTATCTGGGACGGGGCAACCGTTGTGATGGGCGGCTTAACGCGCGAGCAGTCCGTTCGCATCAATGACCGCGTCCCCATCCTCGGCGACATTCCCCTCATCGGCCGGCTGTTCCGATCGGAGGGCGAGAGCACCCAGAAACGCAACCTGCTCATCTTTGTCACCGCCAACCTGGTCAGCCCCGGCGGCTCCCCGTCATTCCAGCGCCTCCCCGGGGTTGAGCCAAATTCCTTGTTTCAGGTCCCCCGCATCAGTACCCCCGGTGGCCTCAGTCAGCGAGATGAGTAG
- the pspA gene encoding phage shock protein PspA, whose translation MGIFSRFRDIINSNLNAMLEKAEDPEKLIKLMIQEMEDTLVELKASCAGAMANRTRVSRAHEAAAGNVDKWEKKARLAIEKGREDLAREALLEKRACQEEATNREKEVEHFDNLITQYQKDIQQLEDKLETARNKHRILVQRHIHAGHRKTAQSKIRHADSSDAFVRFEQFESRIDRMEADADLINYRGSNLEDEFSKMETDELIEKELESMKESMKEKGDNA comes from the coding sequence ATGGGAATCTTCTCACGCTTCAGAGATATAATTAACTCCAACCTTAACGCCATGTTGGAAAAGGCGGAGGATCCGGAAAAGCTGATCAAGCTGATGATCCAGGAAATGGAGGACACACTGGTCGAGCTGAAGGCTTCCTGCGCGGGGGCCATGGCCAACCGGACCCGGGTCAGCCGGGCTCACGAAGCCGCGGCCGGGAATGTCGATAAATGGGAAAAGAAGGCTCGCCTGGCGATTGAAAAGGGACGCGAGGATCTTGCCCGGGAGGCGCTTCTGGAAAAGCGTGCCTGCCAGGAAGAGGCCACCAACCGGGAAAAGGAAGTCGAGCACTTCGACAACCTGATCACCCAATACCAGAAGGATATCCAGCAGTTGGAAGACAAGCTGGAGACCGCCCGCAACAAGCACCGGATCCTCGTCCAGCGCCACATTCATGCCGGGCACCGCAAAACCGCCCAGAGCAAGATTCGCCATGCGGACAGTTCTGATGCCTTTGTTCGCTTTGAGCAGTTTGAAAGCCGGATTGACCGGATGGAGGCTGACGCCGACCTGATCAATTACCGGGGCTCCAACCTTGAGGATGAATTCAGCAAGATGGAAACGGATGAACTGATTGAAAAGGAACTCGAATCGATGAAGGAATCGATGAAGGAAAAAGGAGACAACGCCTAA
- the pspC gene encoding envelope stress response membrane protein PspC yields the protein MPNYSQSSRTLYRSRQGWIFGVCQGLAEYGDIPVFWVRIATFLACLFTGFWPMVLIYIVAAIFLKPAPVIEFTSDEDWDFYQAYTADRKRALMRLRKRCEVLDRRTRRMENVVTNREFNWDRRFQSGT from the coding sequence ATGCCTAACTATTCACAAAGTTCACGAACACTATACCGCTCCCGCCAGGGTTGGATCTTCGGGGTCTGCCAAGGGCTCGCCGAATATGGTGACATCCCCGTCTTCTGGGTCCGCATCGCCACCTTTCTCGCCTGCCTCTTTACGGGCTTCTGGCCAATGGTCCTCATCTATATCGTGGCCGCCATCTTCCTGAAGCCGGCCCCGGTGATTGAATTCACAAGCGACGAGGACTGGGATTTCTACCAGGCTTACACCGCTGACCGCAAAAGGGCCCTGATGCGGTTGCGTAAACGCTGTGAAGTTCTCGACCGCCGGACCCGCCGTATGGAGAATGTGGTCACCAACCGAGAATTCAACTGGGACCGCCGCTTTCAGTCCGGCACCTGA
- a CDS encoding transcription elongation factor GreAB, with protein MDKQLILKSILAELEAELHRQQNANQQAAANATDEEARAESKWDTQGLESSYLARGYAQQFALLSTQAKSLQSLELVSYIDQPIAVGALVECDFSGETSHVFLLPCCGGVDLTLDGAEITVVTPESPLGAALLRKRAGQPFAIPGGVSGTIRRVE; from the coding sequence ATGGACAAGCAGCTCATCCTAAAATCCATTCTGGCAGAGCTGGAGGCAGAGCTGCACCGCCAGCAAAACGCAAACCAGCAGGCAGCCGCAAACGCCACCGACGAGGAAGCACGCGCTGAATCCAAGTGGGATACTCAAGGGCTCGAGAGCTCCTATCTGGCACGCGGCTACGCCCAGCAGTTTGCCCTCTTGTCCACTCAGGCCAAATCCCTTCAAAGCCTCGAGTTGGTCTCCTATATTGACCAGCCCATTGCGGTCGGCGCCCTCGTTGAATGCGACTTTTCGGGCGAAACATCACATGTCTTTCTCCTGCCCTGCTGCGGTGGCGTCGACCTCACCCTTGATGGCGCCGAAATCACCGTCGTCACGCCCGAATCTCCGCTCGGAGCGGCCCTGCTCAGAAAACGCGCCGGCCAGCCTTTCGCCATCCCCGGTGGAGTCTCGGGGACCATCCGGCGGGTGGAATAA
- a CDS encoding NUDIX hydrolase has translation MFRTGSPQMDSLPYKISSLIYLRNPEGDLLLMKRNKSPNKGLWSPIGGKLEMGTGESPHEAAVREVGEEAGLTITPADLHLFAMIAEKNYEDRCHWLMFLFDCHKPLEALPPPISEGNFAFFKESDIDGLDLPETDRQSLWKIYFKSHKDFVALRADCRSDRPMIVETDEIMRLG, from the coding sequence ATGTTTCGGACAGGATCTCCTCAAATGGATTCGCTGCCGTATAAAATCAGTTCACTGATCTATTTGAGAAATCCCGAAGGGGACCTTCTTCTCATGAAAAGAAATAAATCCCCGAACAAGGGACTCTGGAGCCCGATCGGTGGGAAGCTGGAAATGGGGACAGGTGAATCTCCACATGAGGCGGCGGTGCGGGAAGTCGGCGAAGAGGCCGGACTCACGATCACGCCTGCAGATTTGCACTTGTTTGCGATGATCGCCGAGAAAAACTACGAGGACCGATGCCATTGGCTGATGTTTCTCTTCGACTGCCACAAACCTTTGGAAGCCCTTCCTCCGCCCATTTCCGAGGGCAACTTTGCCTTCTTCAAGGAATCCGATATCGACGGGTTGGACCTCCCGGAGACGGATCGCCAGTCACTCTGGAAAATCTACTTCAAGTCGCACAAGGACTTTGTTGCCCTGCGGGCGGATTGCCGGAGCGACCGGCCAATGATTGTCGAAACTGATGAAATAATGCGGCTGGGCTGA
- a CDS encoding BrnT family toxin — MLSSRFEYDPSKSRSNLEKHGIDFNQAQLIWQDPRRLRFKGNSFKEQRFALVGSALGKIWYAVYTVRRYKIRLISVRRARSSEVMAYEKEVE, encoded by the coding sequence ATGCTTTCATCCCGGTTTGAGTATGATCCCTCGAAATCCAGATCCAATCTTGAGAAGCACGGGATCGACTTCAATCAGGCACAGTTAATATGGCAGGATCCGAGACGATTGCGATTCAAGGGTAATTCTTTCAAGGAACAAAGATTTGCACTAGTAGGATCAGCATTGGGAAAGATCTGGTATGCCGTTTACACTGTCCGGAGGTATAAGATTCGTTTAATCAGTGTAAGACGGGCGCGAAGTAGCGAGGTAATGGCATATGAAAAAGAAGTTGAGTAG
- the pspF gene encoding phage shock protein operon transcriptional activator has protein sequence MRSNTEGPFEGSVGKMEALGESEAFVDFQERLSRVAQVDRPVLIVGERGTGKELAVSRLHYLSRRWQGPLVALNCAALSPTVLESELFGHEAGAFTGAAKQRLGRFEAANEGTLFLDEVGLVPVTIQEKILRVVEYRQFERVGGSHPVRVDVRIIGATNADLPGLASQGKFKRDLLDRLSFEVLFLPPLRERREDIELLARNFATRMAMELGWRETPEFSDNAMDSLHTYRWPGNIRELKNVVERAVYASDGVSIDSVNFDPFDNPFAKGPLEIESDGQENGGTESSAVQFIPGESSLEEMVRELEVTALKAALESAKFHQGEAAKLLGLTYHQFRGLFRKHRDVIDKESNAQK, from the coding sequence ATGCGAAGCAATACAGAGGGCCCTTTCGAGGGAAGTGTGGGCAAGATGGAGGCACTCGGGGAGTCCGAGGCATTTGTTGACTTTCAAGAACGCCTTTCACGCGTTGCGCAAGTGGACCGGCCGGTATTGATCGTGGGCGAGCGGGGAACGGGAAAGGAATTGGCCGTTTCACGCTTGCATTACCTGTCGCGCCGGTGGCAGGGACCGCTGGTGGCGCTGAATTGCGCTGCCTTGTCCCCGACAGTGCTCGAGTCGGAATTGTTCGGGCATGAGGCAGGGGCCTTTACCGGAGCTGCAAAGCAGCGACTGGGACGATTTGAGGCGGCCAACGAAGGGACTCTTTTTCTCGATGAGGTAGGCTTGGTCCCCGTGACAATTCAGGAGAAAATCCTTCGTGTAGTGGAGTACCGCCAGTTTGAGCGCGTTGGAGGGAGTCACCCTGTGCGCGTGGATGTGCGGATCATCGGGGCGACGAATGCCGATTTACCCGGTTTGGCCTCACAGGGTAAGTTCAAGCGTGACCTGCTGGACCGCCTGAGTTTTGAAGTCCTTTTTTTACCACCTCTTCGAGAGCGTCGGGAAGATATCGAATTGCTTGCCCGTAATTTTGCAACGCGCATGGCAATGGAACTGGGTTGGAGAGAAACCCCGGAATTTTCAGACAATGCTATGGACTCACTCCACACATACAGGTGGCCCGGTAACATCCGCGAGCTGAAGAATGTAGTCGAGAGGGCTGTCTATGCGAGTGACGGGGTGAGTATCGATTCAGTGAATTTTGATCCCTTCGACAACCCCTTCGCCAAAGGGCCATTGGAAATTGAATCAGATGGACAGGAGAACGGCGGTACGGAGAGCTCGGCGGTGCAATTCATTCCCGGGGAGAGTTCACTTGAGGAGATGGTGCGTGAGCTTGAGGTCACGGCCCTCAAGGCGGCCCTTGAATCGGCAAAGTTCCACCAGGGGGAGGCGGCCAAGCTACTCGGCTTGACCTATCACCAGTTTCGGGGATTATTCAGGAAGCACAGAGACGTAATAGACAAGGAATCGAATGCCCAGAAGTGA
- the pdhA gene encoding pyruvate dehydrogenase (acetyl-transferring) E1 component subunit alpha, with the protein MSTEAPETHDFNKGKSRELSKDDLFAFADEPINKAMTSEAKIKCFTDMVRIRKFEQAALQAYQKGKMGGFLHLYIGQEATAVGTVSVMNENDHIITAYRDHGHALAVGMGMNECMAEMYGKFTGCSKGKGGSMHFFAPDKNFWGGHGIVAGQTPLGLGLAYALKYKGIKGCAICYLGDGAVNQGVFHESLNIASLWDVPIVYIIENNGYSMGTSQVRSSVFPDAGLASRAEAYKIDWDTVHGENLYEVRAKTHAAIERAHEKSRPTVMEVFTYRYYGHSIADANHQRYRTKEEIRHYQEKKDPLNVWEQILLEEKVISVEQVKEIDKAAKEEAKESVRFAEESPFPPPQEILSDVYHSVDNPGTHNNEGEIFFNDRLPF; encoded by the coding sequence GTGAGCACTGAAGCACCGGAAACACACGATTTTAACAAGGGTAAATCCCGCGAACTGAGCAAGGATGACCTCTTTGCCTTCGCTGATGAACCGATCAACAAGGCGATGACCAGTGAGGCAAAGATCAAATGCTTCACTGACATGGTCCGCATACGCAAATTCGAGCAGGCTGCCCTGCAGGCCTACCAGAAGGGGAAAATGGGGGGATTCCTCCACCTTTACATCGGTCAGGAAGCGACTGCGGTGGGAACGGTTTCGGTCATGAACGAGAACGACCACATCATCACGGCCTACCGTGACCACGGGCATGCCCTCGCGGTTGGGATGGGCATGAATGAATGCATGGCGGAAATGTACGGCAAGTTCACCGGCTGTTCGAAGGGCAAAGGCGGCTCAATGCACTTTTTCGCGCCGGACAAGAACTTCTGGGGAGGCCACGGGATTGTCGCCGGCCAGACCCCTTTGGGACTCGGACTGGCTTACGCGCTCAAGTACAAAGGGATCAAAGGATGCGCCATTTGTTATCTCGGTGACGGCGCGGTCAATCAGGGGGTCTTTCACGAATCCCTCAACATCGCCAGCCTCTGGGATGTGCCGATTGTCTACATCATTGAGAACAACGGCTACTCGATGGGCACCAGCCAGGTACGCTCAAGTGTCTTCCCGGACGCCGGTCTCGCCTCCCGCGCGGAAGCCTACAAGATTGATTGGGACACCGTCCACGGGGAAAACCTTTACGAGGTGCGGGCAAAGACGCATGCCGCGATTGAGCGTGCTCACGAAAAAAGCCGCCCGACTGTGATGGAAGTCTTTACTTACCGATACTACGGTCACTCCATCGCCGATGCAAATCACCAGCGCTACCGGACCAAGGAGGAGATTCGTCACTATCAGGAAAAGAAAGATCCCCTCAATGTGTGGGAGCAGATCCTACTTGAGGAAAAGGTGATCTCCGTCGAACAGGTCAAGGAAATCGACAAGGCCGCCAAAGAGGAGGCCAAGGAGTCCGTTCGCTTTGCCGAGGAATCTCCATTCCCGCCCCCGCAGGAAATCCTCTCGGACGTCTACCATTCGGTGGACAACCCCGGAACCCACAACAACGAAGGGGAAATCTTCTTTAATGACCGGCTCCCGTTTTAG